The Geomonas ferrireducens genome includes a window with the following:
- a CDS encoding peptidoglycan DD-metalloendopeptidase family protein yields MESTAVVKCGGWLVLLCALFSLSGCLSAPGSPKGSWPWEYGGDHAKAQTGNYGYISGAVADFGEAPGKMKAASDETAGAPPSAAPAAPAAPADKVPAAAQVPALAGTKPPGTAPEYDFILKDVEVTPPDYVPAGSVETTHDITAVNNGHAPVSLLFEVDREASENLEAGQDMPLYLVIPPKTRQVVFHGKPSDRRKSSHARYAYAWGIGAQTAEHRCPEGYRLPFGLKVKGEARLFGTNAPYDRYAVRFRIPAGTEVCAARKGTIVRIREKGGIDILHEDATIASYRHLGQLADGVTEGKAVSAREPLGVVHPMGKEKLSYLEFVVWRPQPRLKEDPSSRAPRPVMTSVSFPLEFCNDSGYCFPLTGDLRLPISEPARSRSKTRRLAGDQR; encoded by the coding sequence TTGGAGAGTACTGCTGTGGTGAAATGTGGCGGATGGCTGGTGTTGTTGTGCGCGCTCTTCTCGCTTTCGGGGTGCCTCAGCGCCCCGGGTTCCCCCAAGGGGAGCTGGCCTTGGGAGTATGGCGGAGATCACGCAAAGGCGCAGACCGGAAACTACGGCTACATAAGCGGGGCCGTGGCCGACTTCGGGGAGGCCCCGGGGAAGATGAAGGCGGCTAGCGATGAGACAGCCGGCGCTCCCCCTTCCGCGGCACCGGCGGCACCGGCGGCACCGGCGGACAAAGTCCCCGCCGCCGCGCAGGTGCCTGCCCTAGCCGGGACGAAGCCACCCGGCACCGCTCCGGAGTACGACTTCATCCTTAAGGACGTGGAGGTCACCCCTCCCGACTACGTTCCCGCCGGTTCGGTCGAAACCACCCACGACATCACCGCCGTCAACAACGGCCACGCGCCGGTCTCGCTCCTCTTCGAGGTCGACCGGGAAGCATCCGAGAACCTGGAAGCGGGACAGGACATGCCGCTTTACCTCGTGATCCCCCCAAAGACCCGGCAGGTGGTCTTCCATGGCAAACCAAGCGATCGAAGGAAATCGTCCCACGCAAGGTACGCCTACGCCTGGGGGATCGGCGCCCAAACGGCGGAGCACCGTTGCCCGGAGGGTTACCGACTTCCCTTCGGCTTGAAGGTCAAGGGTGAGGCCCGCCTGTTCGGCACGAACGCCCCCTACGACCGGTACGCCGTCCGCTTCAGGATACCGGCCGGGACCGAGGTGTGCGCGGCCCGCAAAGGGACCATAGTCAGGATCAGGGAAAAGGGCGGCATCGACATCCTGCACGAGGATGCCACCATCGCAAGCTATAGGCATCTCGGGCAACTGGCTGACGGTGTCACGGAGGGAAAGGCCGTTTCGGCACGGGAACCGCTCGGGGTAGTGCACCCGATGGGAAAGGAAAAACTCTCCTACCTGGAGTTCGTCGTCTGGCGCCCCCAGCCGCGCCTGAAGGAGGACCCGTCCTCCAGGGCGCCCAGGCCGGTGATGACCTCGGTCTCCTTCCCCCTGGAGTTTTGCAACGATTCCGGGTACTGCTTCCCCCTTACCGGCGACCTGCGCCTTCCCATCTCCGAACCGGCGCGGTCGCGGTCAAAGACGCGAAGGCTCGCTGGCGACCAACGCTGA
- a CDS encoding DoxX family protein, whose translation MLRKLLATEPTSSLTVLRIFLAVVIFPHGAQKVFGWFGGPGFSGTMEMFTHTMGIPYLFALLAVLTEFLGPLLLVAGLFTRLAALVMGVEIAVAASLVHLRNGFFMNWGGKQAGEGFEYHILVVGICLALAIAGGGRFSLDRFISQRVTPPGGA comes from the coding sequence ATGTTGAGGAAGCTTTTGGCGACAGAACCGACGTCGAGTCTCACCGTTTTGAGGATATTTCTTGCCGTGGTGATCTTCCCGCACGGTGCCCAGAAGGTGTTCGGCTGGTTCGGCGGACCGGGGTTTTCCGGGACCATGGAGATGTTCACTCACACCATGGGGATCCCCTACCTTTTCGCGCTGCTCGCCGTCCTCACCGAGTTCTTAGGCCCGCTGCTGCTCGTGGCCGGGCTCTTCACGAGGCTTGCCGCTCTGGTCATGGGGGTCGAGATCGCGGTCGCGGCCTCCCTCGTGCATCTCCGCAACGGTTTCTTCATGAACTGGGGCGGCAAACAGGCCGGCGAGGGGTTCGAGTACCACATCCTGGTAGTCGGCATCTGCCTTGCCCTCGCGATCGCCGGCGGCGGGAGGTTCTCCCTCGACCGCTTCATCTCGCAGCGCGTGACCCCTCCCGGGGGGGCATGA
- a CDS encoding DUF3553 domain-containing protein, which yields MNVKRGSVVSHAMAQQWGTGKVVEVNDYKATIRFSDGMVRKIISSHFTDLRPADPATYTPPTKAKGRAKVTRVRTKTAKDKKPAAKPATRQPGA from the coding sequence ATGAACGTCAAACGCGGCAGTGTGGTCAGTCATGCGATGGCGCAGCAATGGGGAACCGGCAAGGTGGTCGAGGTGAACGACTATAAGGCCACCATACGCTTCAGCGACGGCATGGTCAGAAAGATCATCTCTTCGCACTTCACTGACCTGCGCCCAGCTGATCCCGCCACCTACACCCCCCCCACCAAAGCTAAGGGACGCGCGAAGGTGACGCGGGTGCGCACGAAGACGGCAAAGGATAAGAAGCCGGCGGCCAAACCGGCCACGCGCCAGCCCGGTGCCTGA
- a CDS encoding YbjN domain-containing protein, protein MAQNASAFEEYLKKQGITLDKNTHEDNTVFVVPEKVDGIGAVSLMALFNDSDRYVTLICFKYLTFPEEKKPAVLEMINTLNAEYTMVKFVETGNAVSAQVVVPFHDNFSSEVIVDMIALVFRAMQEEHPRLLKVLQ, encoded by the coding sequence ATGGCACAAAACGCCTCAGCGTTCGAGGAATACCTGAAAAAGCAGGGGATCACCCTCGACAAGAACACCCACGAAGACAACACCGTGTTCGTCGTCCCTGAAAAAGTGGATGGGATCGGGGCGGTTTCCCTCATGGCGCTTTTCAATGACAGCGACCGCTATGTCACCCTTATCTGCTTTAAGTACCTCACCTTCCCGGAAGAGAAGAAACCGGCCGTGCTGGAGATGATCAACACGCTGAACGCCGAGTACACCATGGTGAAGTTCGTCGAGACGGGCAACGCAGTATCGGCCCAGGTGGTGGTTCCCTTCCACGACAACTTCTCCAGCGAAGTAATCGTGGACATGATCGCCCTCGTCTTCCGTGCGATGCAGGAGGAACATCCCCGTCTCCTGAAGGTGCTGCAGTAG
- a CDS encoding PLP-dependent cysteine synthase family protein has protein sequence MKGQSLIDSIGSTPLVEIDSLVDNPAVKIMVKLEGNNPGGSVKDRPARHMILAAEKSGELTTDKVILEPTSGNTGIALAMIAAARGYRIKLVMPACVSVERRSVLEAYGAEIVLSPGCEATDGAIRLAHKIYEDHPDRYYMPNQYANPNNVLAHYETTGPEIWRQTGGTITHMVAGMGTGGTLMGLSRFFRETAPKVQVVGIEPVLGHKIQGLKNMEEAIVPPIYNPDAYHRKIVVEDDDAFETSRRLAAHHGIFCGMSGGAAVFGAVRLAGELSSGTIVVILPDRGDRYLSTNLFKSMCAQCPP, from the coding sequence TTGAAAGGGCAAAGCTTGATAGATTCCATCGGCTCGACACCGCTGGTCGAGATCGACTCTCTGGTCGACAATCCCGCCGTGAAGATCATGGTGAAGCTTGAAGGAAACAACCCCGGAGGGTCGGTGAAGGACCGTCCGGCGCGTCACATGATCCTCGCCGCCGAGAAGAGCGGGGAGCTCACGACCGACAAGGTGATCCTGGAGCCCACCTCCGGGAACACCGGCATCGCGCTGGCGATGATCGCCGCGGCGCGCGGCTACCGCATCAAACTGGTGATGCCCGCCTGCGTCAGCGTGGAGCGGCGCAGCGTGCTAGAGGCGTACGGCGCCGAGATCGTCCTCTCGCCGGGCTGCGAGGCGACCGACGGCGCCATCCGGCTCGCCCACAAGATCTACGAGGACCACCCGGACCGCTACTACATGCCTAACCAGTACGCCAATCCGAACAACGTCCTCGCGCACTACGAAACCACCGGGCCGGAGATCTGGCGCCAGACCGGCGGGACCATCACCCACATGGTGGCGGGGATGGGAACCGGTGGCACACTCATGGGGCTCTCCCGCTTCTTCAGGGAGACCGCACCGAAGGTCCAGGTAGTCGGCATCGAGCCGGTGCTCGGGCACAAGATCCAGGGACTCAAGAACATGGAGGAGGCCATCGTCCCCCCCATTTACAACCCCGACGCTTACCACAGAAAGATCGTGGTCGAGGACGATGACGCCTTCGAGACCTCGAGGCGTCTTGCCGCGCACCACGGCATCTTCTGCGGCATGTCCGGCGGTGCCGCCGTCTTCGGCGCGGTGAGGCTCGCCGGGGAGCTCTCCTCCGGGACCATCGTGGTGATCCTTCCCGACCGTGGCGACCGTTACCTGAGCACCAACCTCTTCAAATCGATGTGCGCCCAGTGCCCCCCCTAG
- a CDS encoding L,D-transpeptidase has translation MRVLTRAVLTLLILLGITSIPCLAADKIRSLCEIHYPTDYLYEWDCVKVTSKDSPYKIFGKQWQDGLRFNRMDRRHFLAGMSVKVPKQMEDIKEFNPMPPFYLEADKEPQLILIDQNEMFLGAYEFGTLVFSAPVAVGVEEFRLKNGSYRVDAVDPRHESSLFPVEGSDRPYPMHYGLRFHVEKRGDGWTSYWIHGRDLPGYPASHGCIGLYDEEMQLEYYGEPAKPLLMDAKRLYRWAVGSGDTGALQRVRGPMVIIMGEPQIPPEKLRPVPDAAASPEMPGGPEPQR, from the coding sequence ATGAGAGTCCTGACCCGCGCAGTCTTAACCCTGCTGATTCTCCTCGGTATCACCAGTATCCCCTGTCTCGCAGCCGACAAAATCAGATCCCTATGTGAAATCCATTACCCAACCGACTACCTCTATGAGTGGGACTGCGTCAAAGTCACGAGCAAAGACTCCCCTTACAAGATTTTCGGCAAGCAGTGGCAGGACGGTCTGCGCTTCAACCGCATGGACCGGCGCCACTTCCTGGCCGGCATGTCGGTGAAGGTCCCCAAACAGATGGAGGACATCAAGGAGTTCAACCCGATGCCCCCCTTCTACCTCGAGGCCGATAAGGAGCCTCAGTTAATCCTCATCGACCAAAACGAGATGTTTCTCGGCGCCTACGAGTTCGGGACCCTGGTTTTTTCGGCTCCGGTCGCGGTCGGCGTCGAGGAGTTCCGCCTGAAAAACGGCTCCTACCGTGTCGATGCGGTCGACCCCCGCCATGAATCGAGCCTTTTCCCGGTGGAGGGGAGCGATCGCCCCTATCCGATGCACTACGGTCTCCGCTTCCATGTGGAGAAAAGAGGGGACGGCTGGACCTCCTACTGGATCCACGGGCGCGACCTCCCGGGGTACCCCGCCTCCCACGGTTGTATCGGCCTTTACGATGAGGAGATGCAGCTCGAGTATTACGGCGAACCGGCCAAGCCGCTGCTCATGGACGCGAAGAGGTTGTACCGCTGGGCGGTCGGCAGCGGCGACACCGGGGCCTTACAGCGGGTGCGTGGCCCCATGGTTATCATCATGGGCGAGCCGCAGATCCCGCCCGAAAAGCTGAGGCCCGTACCGGACGCTGCGGCCTCGCCCGAGATGCCGGGCGGGCCCGAGCCGCAACGGTGA
- a CDS encoding MarC family protein: protein MQHSLDQLAVFIVQLFVIVDPLAAVPIFLAITSHHNKGERRAIARRGCLIGYFVIVLFIIAGPALLDYFGIGRSAVLISGGLLLFVIALELLYGNPTGTQTSSSEERLAEKKEDVSVTPLAIPLLAGPGAIVTCLVFASQAPDLFSILLFAAGAFVVFFCAYLLLHWADELARVLGVLGMKVAVRIIGLVLAFIAVQYVINGITELWPAVRLHPAVGKTSALVASEPSRL, encoded by the coding sequence ATGCAACACAGCCTGGATCAGCTGGCGGTCTTCATCGTCCAGCTTTTCGTCATCGTAGATCCGCTGGCAGCGGTCCCGATCTTTCTCGCGATCACCTCCCATCACAACAAGGGTGAGCGCCGGGCGATCGCCAGACGCGGCTGCCTCATAGGTTATTTCGTCATCGTCCTCTTCATCATCGCCGGGCCGGCCCTCCTCGACTATTTCGGCATCGGCCGCTCGGCGGTCCTCATCAGCGGAGGGCTCCTGCTCTTCGTAATCGCCCTAGAACTCCTCTACGGTAACCCCACCGGAACACAGACCAGCAGCAGCGAGGAGAGGCTCGCCGAGAAGAAGGAGGACGTTTCAGTGACCCCGCTCGCCATCCCGCTCCTGGCGGGACCCGGCGCCATCGTCACCTGCCTCGTCTTCGCAAGCCAGGCTCCCGACCTCTTCTCCATCCTCCTTTTTGCCGCCGGTGCCTTCGTCGTCTTTTTCTGCGCCTACCTGCTGCTGCACTGGGCCGACGAACTCGCCCGCGTCCTGGGCGTCCTCGGGATGAAGGTAGCGGTCAGGATCATCGGCCTCGTCCTCGCCTTCATCGCGGTCCAGTACGTCATCAACGGCATCACCGAACTCTGGCCGGCGGTGCGGCTGCATCCTGCCGTGGGAAAAACCTCAGCGTTGGTCGCCAGCGAGCCTTCGCGTCTTTGA
- a CDS encoding dipeptide epimerase: protein MEKVSFVIDDAVASIIRAPLVTPFRIATGQHDELENVFLRLCAGDGTCGYGEAAVATHITGETVTDTLDNLQSAAHALRGRRIGDPVAVCREFAPAFAGNHAGLAALEMAVLDLSARLQGIPFYRLFTPLAQNAPASFATDITVVIGTVEQARQTARDFAQRGFKTFKIKVGSDESIDLERVLAVREAAPGCEIVLDANMGFNATRMLAFLERLDAGGARPALLEQPVPKEDWEGLCTITKALEGSGILVCADESVGSVAAARRAIEMNAVSAINIKFMKSGILDGAEIARLAVESGKRLMLGAMMESSLAITASAHFAAGLGCIDFIDLDTTFFLGGAMAHSPYLDASGRFDLSAAGPGIGVEPEFP from the coding sequence ATGGAGAAAGTATCCTTTGTTATCGACGACGCGGTTGCTTCGATCATCCGGGCGCCGCTTGTCACGCCGTTTCGTATCGCAACCGGCCAGCACGACGAGCTGGAAAATGTCTTTTTGAGGCTGTGCGCCGGCGACGGGACCTGCGGCTACGGCGAGGCGGCGGTAGCCACACACATAACCGGCGAGACGGTAACCGACACCCTGGACAACCTGCAAAGCGCGGCGCATGCCCTGCGCGGCCGCAGGATCGGCGACCCCGTCGCGGTCTGCCGCGAGTTCGCCCCGGCCTTCGCCGGCAACCACGCCGGTCTTGCCGCGCTCGAGATGGCGGTTCTGGACCTGAGCGCCCGCCTGCAGGGTATCCCCTTCTACCGGCTCTTCACGCCGCTTGCCCAGAATGCGCCCGCCTCCTTCGCGACGGACATAACCGTGGTGATCGGGACCGTCGAGCAGGCGCGGCAAACGGCGCGCGACTTCGCACAGCGCGGCTTTAAGACCTTCAAGATCAAGGTCGGCAGCGACGAGAGTATCGACCTCGAAAGGGTGCTCGCAGTACGGGAGGCGGCCCCCGGGTGCGAGATCGTCCTAGACGCCAACATGGGTTTCAACGCGACACGCATGCTCGCCTTCCTGGAACGGCTCGACGCCGGCGGGGCGCGCCCGGCACTTCTGGAGCAGCCGGTCCCCAAAGAGGATTGGGAAGGGCTTTGTACGATAACGAAGGCGCTCGAGGGAAGCGGCATACTCGTCTGCGCCGATGAAAGCGTCGGTTCCGTCGCCGCGGCAAGACGCGCCATAGAGATGAACGCGGTGAGCGCCATCAACATAAAGTTCATGAAAAGCGGCATCCTGGACGGCGCCGAGATCGCCCGTCTCGCCGTGGAAAGCGGCAAGCGGCTCATGCTCGGGGCGATGATGGAGAGTTCGCTCGCCATCACCGCATCGGCCCACTTCGCGGCGGGGCTTGGCTGCATCGACTTCATCGACCTCGACACCACCTTCTTCCTGGGCGGGGCGATGGCTCACTCCCCCTACCTCGACGCAAGCGGCCGGTTCGACCTGAGCGCCGCCGGCCCGGGAATCGGCGTGGAGCCCGAGTTCCCATGA
- a CDS encoding Rossmann-like and DUF2520 domain-containing protein has translation MKTFSIIGCGAVGKTLGRLFHESGVLELRDVLTRSEATARAAAAFIGAGRPVTGFAQLEPADLYLITSSDDAIAPCVRGLCASGALGAQALVCHVSGALGSEVLHPATQLGALVASVHPVKSFADPAAAVGDFAGTWCGVEGDRRAADQMGELFGAIGARVFSIDPRFKAIYHAGSVLACNCLTALLEVAVKAYGKGGLDRETALQVMEPLVRGTVENVFRSGTVAALTGPIARGDAAVVGRQLHALDEWDPEVALVYRSLGAVALELSRRRGQAGKAGLERIEALLAGTGEDHA, from the coding sequence ATGAAAACCTTCAGTATCATTGGGTGCGGCGCGGTTGGTAAGACGCTTGGGCGCCTTTTTCATGAGTCAGGAGTGCTTGAGCTTAGGGACGTGCTTACCCGCTCAGAGGCGACGGCACGCGCCGCGGCCGCTTTCATCGGGGCGGGACGCCCGGTGACCGGCTTTGCGCAGTTAGAGCCAGCCGATTTGTACCTGATCACCAGTTCCGATGACGCCATCGCCCCTTGCGTGCGTGGGTTGTGCGCAAGCGGAGCACTCGGTGCGCAGGCCCTGGTGTGCCACGTAAGCGGTGCCTTGGGGAGCGAGGTGCTGCACCCTGCGACGCAGCTCGGCGCGCTGGTGGCGAGCGTTCACCCCGTCAAGAGTTTCGCCGACCCGGCGGCAGCCGTTGGCGACTTCGCGGGCACCTGGTGTGGCGTGGAAGGGGACCGGCGGGCGGCGGACCAGATGGGGGAGCTCTTCGGGGCGATAGGCGCGCGCGTTTTTTCCATCGATCCCCGTTTCAAGGCGATCTACCATGCCGGCTCCGTGCTCGCGTGCAATTGCCTCACCGCACTCCTCGAAGTGGCGGTCAAGGCATACGGGAAGGGGGGGCTTGACCGCGAGACCGCGCTGCAGGTGATGGAACCGCTGGTGCGGGGTACCGTGGAAAACGTTTTCCGCTCCGGGACCGTCGCGGCGCTCACCGGCCCCATCGCCCGCGGAGACGCGGCCGTAGTGGGAAGGCAACTGCACGCCCTGGACGAATGGGACCCGGAAGTAGCCCTCGTCTACCGCTCCCTTGGCGCGGTCGCTCTCGAACTGTCGCGTCGGCGCGGTCAGGCAGGGAAGGCAGGGCTCGAGAGGATCGAGGCGCTTTTGGCCGGCACCGGGGAGGACCATGCCTGA